One region of Etheostoma cragini isolate CJK2018 chromosome 16, CSU_Ecrag_1.0, whole genome shotgun sequence genomic DNA includes:
- the LOC117959760 gene encoding tripartite motif-containing protein 16-like protein translates to LSQSASSIQIRPLSSFEDVTAAVSEIRDKLQDVLREKRTTVSLTGTEVDILLPQPEPKTRGGFLQYSRGITLDPNTANTQLLLSEGNRKATLKKQHQSYCSHPDRFTWWPQVLSRESLTGRCYWEVERRGRGISVAVAYKNIRREGKSDECGFGLNDKSWVLECYKNSYKFFYNKVQTPIKGPGSARVGVYLDHSAGILSFYRVSETMTLLHRVQTTFTQPLYVGLACLWSPGFSAELCTL, encoded by the coding sequence ctcagccaatcagcatcCAGCATCCAGATCCGTCCTCTGAGCAGCTTTGAGGACGTGACAGCGGCCGTGTCAGAGATCAGAGATAAACTACAGGACGTCCTGAGAGAGAAGAGGACAACCGTCTCACTGACAGGGACTGAAGTGGACATTTTACTGCCTCAACCAGAGCCCAAGACCAGAGGTGGATTCTTACAATATTCACGTGGAATCACACTGGAtccaaacacagcaaacacacagctgttatTATCTGAGGGGAACAGGAAAGCAACGTTAAAGAAACAACATCAGTCCTATTGTAGTCACCCAGACAGATTTACTTGGTGGCCTCAGGTCCTGAGTAGAGAGAGTCTGACTGGACGTTGTTACTGGGaggtggagaggagagggagaggaattTCTGTAGCAGTCGCATACAAGAACATCAGGAGAGAGGGGAAGTCGGATGAATGTGGATTCGGACTAAATGACAAATCTTGGGTGCTAGAGTGTTACAAGAACAGTTAtaaatttttttacaacaaagtCCAAACTCCCATCAAAGGTCCTGGGTCCGCCAGAGTAGGAGTGTACCTGGATCACAGTGCAGGTATTCTGTCCTTCTACAGAGTCTCTGAAACCATGACTCTCCTCCACAGAGTCCAGACCACGTTCACTCAGCCCCTCTATGTTGGACTTGCATGTTTGTGGTCTCCTGGATTCTCTGCTGAGTTGTGTACACTGTAA